Proteins encoded within one genomic window of Macadamia integrifolia cultivar HAES 741 unplaced genomic scaffold, SCU_Mint_v3 scaffold1098, whole genome shotgun sequence:
- the LOC122062742 gene encoding uncharacterized protein LOC122062742: MSRGKAPEIEEIDYEVFADLEPLDPNLPWDWDMASKAKKQKQAKEKQMGAPPPMVEKDPPEESHSYVSAQQQMLPPPPPPPPPVLVEAAVETQKTPADEGCGDEVVVRRPDWLPPDWYVRARKRKNGQHAGRLDKYFEDPTQTYQFRSKKYVLNFLECKEIMSDRQRKKEKEHYNGSAGVPEFKPPKVIDSLIIFPEDFGKIKEKD, from the exons atgtCTAGGGGAAAAGCACCAGAGATTGAAGAAATTGACTATGAAGTATTTGCGGATTTAGAACCACTTGATCCTAATCTCCCATGGGACTGGGATATGGCCAGTAaggccaaaaaacaaaaacaagctaaagaaaaacaaatgggGGCACCACCACCCATGGTGGAAAAAGATCCTCCGGAAGAAAGCCATAGTTATGTCAGCGCACAGCAGCAGATGCtgcccccaccaccaccaccaccaccaccggtGCTGGTGGAAGCGGCTGTTGAGACACAGAAAACGCCTGCTGATGAAGGATGTGGAGACGAAGTAGTGGTGCGACGTCCCGATTGGCTGCCACCAGATTGGTATGTGAGGGCCCGGAAGAGAAAGAACGGCCAGCATGCTGGGAGGCTCGATAAG TATTTTGAAGATCCTACTCAGACATACCAATTTAGATCGAAGAAATATGTTCTTAATTTTCTTGAATGTAAAGAGATTATGTCTGATCGTCAgcgaaagaaagagaaggagcaCTACAATG gtagtGCTGGAGTTCCAGAATTCAAGCCCCCGAAGGTGATCGATTCACTCATAATATTCCCAGAAGACTTTGgcaaaataaaggaaaaggatTGA